A window of Terriglobales bacterium genomic DNA:
ATCCTGTTGTTGCTGTACTACCGACCCAGCGCCAACGAAGCCTTCGAAAGCGTGCAGTTCATCATGACCCGGGTGCAGTTCGGATGGCTCATCCGCTCCATCCACTCTTGGGCCGCCAACCTGATGATCTTTTTTGCCTTCGCTCACATGTTCAGCGTGCTGTTCCTGCGCTCTTACCGCAAGCCGCGTGAACTTACTTGGGTGAGCGGCATGGTGCTGCTGGTCTTGGCGATGGGCTTTGGCTTCAGCGGATACCTGTTGCCCTGGAACACTCTGGCGTTCTTCGCCACCAAGGTCGGCACCGACATCGTCCGCCAGGTTCCTGTGGTAGGCCACTGGCTCATGGTCTTCCTGCGCGGCGGCGAGGATGTCACCGGTGCCACCCTCAGCCGCTTCTTCGGCCTCCACGTGGCCGTGCTTCCCGGCATCACCACGCTGCTGTTGGCGATTCACCTTGCGCTCATTCAGCGTCAGGGAATCAGCGTGCCCGGCGGCATGGAGGGGGCCATGCACGCCCTGAAGTATCTGCGGAAGCATGACCCGGCAGCGGCGGAGCTGTGGTTGAAGCAGGCAGGAGCGCAGGCGGAACGCCGCGAGATGCCTTTCTTCCCCAACTTCTTCCTGCGGGAGCTGATGGCCTGGTACGTGGCCTTGGGAGTATTGGGCGC
This region includes:
- a CDS encoding cytochrome bc complex cytochrome b subunit produces the protein MKNLVTRAYEWLDERLDLQDLMAPLRHKTVPVHYYSYWYYLGGITLFLFLVQVFTGILLLLYYRPSANEAFESVQFIMTRVQFGWLIRSIHSWAANLMIFFAFAHMFSVLFLRSYRKPRELTWVSGMVLLVLAMGFGFSGYLLPWNTLAFFATKVGTDIVRQVPVVGHWLMVFLRGGEDVTGATLSRFFGLHVAVLPGITTLLLAIHLALIQRQGISVPGGMEGAMHALKYLRKHDPAAAELWLKQAGAQAERREMPFFPNFFLRELMAWYVALGVLGALAALAPWELGTKADAFAPAPAGIRPEWYFLWMFQTLKLIPAKLGPLDGEMVGVLAFSVAGGLWLLLPFFDRGEGRGSRWILGAGIFALVYMTAMSVYGYLAS